A window of the Streptomyces albireticuli genome harbors these coding sequences:
- a CDS encoding polysaccharide deacetylase family protein translates to MSPSISGLRAPRRRLRTTGPACAAALLLAGLLAGCSGSPGSSSGPDEAAGSPSRTGTGAASPSAAPDPETYRRWGLDKPLAAPPKPPAAKLTDGMRPGDAPKVVKRVPTQDKVVFVTFDDGAEKDPEFVKMAKDLKLPFSMFLTDDIARAGRGYDYFEQLRGEAGAGGKRNGVHNHTLSHPNLRTLSPEAQRREVCGQQEALEKRFGTRPPLFRPPYGNLDDATLTAAGGCGVKAVVLWEATMQINDMRYADGGKLRAGDIVLAHFRGPRELKGTSMTEHVTNMLRSIQRQGFTVARLEDYV, encoded by the coding sequence GTGAGCCCCTCCATATCCGGCCTCCGGGCCCCCCGCCGCCGTCTCCGTACCACCGGTCCCGCCTGCGCCGCGGCCCTGCTCCTGGCCGGACTGCTCGCGGGCTGCTCGGGGTCGCCGGGATCCTCCTCCGGCCCGGACGAGGCGGCCGGCTCGCCCTCCCGTACGGGCACGGGCGCGGCCTCCCCGAGCGCCGCGCCGGATCCGGAGACCTACCGCCGCTGGGGGCTCGACAAGCCGCTCGCCGCGCCCCCGAAGCCGCCCGCGGCGAAGCTGACGGACGGGATGCGGCCGGGCGACGCGCCCAAGGTCGTCAAGCGGGTGCCCACCCAGGACAAGGTCGTCTTCGTGACCTTCGACGACGGGGCCGAGAAGGACCCCGAATTCGTGAAGATGGCCAAGGACCTCAAGCTGCCGTTCTCCATGTTCCTCACGGACGACATCGCCCGCGCGGGCCGCGGCTACGACTACTTCGAGCAGCTGCGGGGCGAGGCGGGCGCCGGAGGGAAGCGCAACGGCGTGCACAACCACACCCTCTCGCACCCCAACCTCCGCACCCTGTCGCCCGAGGCACAGCGCCGGGAGGTGTGCGGGCAGCAGGAGGCGCTGGAGAAGCGGTTCGGCACGCGCCCGCCCCTCTTCCGCCCGCCCTACGGCAACCTCGACGACGCCACGCTGACGGCCGCGGGCGGCTGCGGTGTGAAGGCGGTCGTGCTGTGGGAGGCGACGATGCAGATCAACGACATGCGCTACGCGGACGGCGGCAAGCTGCGCGCGGGCGACATCGTGCTGGCGCACTTCCGCGGGCCGCGGGAGCTCAAGGGCACGTCCATGACCGAGCACGTCACCAACATGCTGCGCAGCATCCAGCGGCAGGGGTTCACGGTGGCCCGCCTGGAGGATTACGTGTAG
- the groL gene encoding chaperonin GroEL (60 kDa chaperone family; promotes refolding of misfolded polypeptides especially under stressful conditions; forms two stacked rings of heptamers to form a barrel-shaped 14mer; ends can be capped by GroES; misfolded proteins enter the barrel where they are refolded when GroES binds), whose protein sequence is MAKILKFDEDARRALERGVNKLADTVKVTIGPKGRNVVIDKKFGAPTITNDGVTIAREVELDDPYENLGAQLVKEVATKTNDIAGDGTTTATVLAQALVREGLRNVAAGASPAALKKGIDAAVKAVSDELLATARPIEDKSDIAAVAALSAQDKQVGELIAEAMDKVGKDGVITVEESNTFGLELDFTEGMAFDKGYLSPYMVTDQERMEAVLDDPYILIHQGKIASIQDLLPLLEKVIQAGASKPLLIIAEDVEGEALSTLVVNKIRGTFNAVAVKAPGFGDRRKAMLGDMATLTGATVIAEEVGLKLDQAGLDVLGTARRVTITKDDTTIVDGGGNSGDVEGRVAQIKAEIESTDSDWDREKLQERLAKLAGGVCVIRVGAATEVELKEKKHRLEDAISATRAAVEEGIVSGGGSALVHAVKVLEGNLDKTGDEATGVAVVRRAAVEPLRWIAENAGLEGYVITSKVSELDKGQGFNAATGEYGDLVKAGVIDPVKVTRSALENAASIASLLLTTETLVVEKPAEEEAEAGHGHGHAH, encoded by the coding sequence ATGGCGAAGATCCTGAAGTTCGACGAGGATGCCCGTCGCGCCCTCGAGCGCGGCGTCAACAAGCTGGCCGACACGGTCAAGGTGACGATCGGCCCCAAGGGCCGCAACGTCGTCATCGACAAGAAGTTCGGTGCCCCGACCATCACCAACGACGGTGTCACCATCGCGCGCGAGGTCGAGCTCGACGACCCGTACGAGAACCTGGGCGCCCAGCTCGTCAAGGAGGTGGCGACCAAGACCAACGACATCGCGGGTGACGGCACCACCACCGCGACCGTGCTGGCCCAGGCGCTGGTCCGCGAGGGTCTGCGCAACGTCGCCGCCGGCGCCTCCCCGGCCGCCCTGAAGAAGGGCATCGACGCCGCGGTCAAGGCCGTCTCCGACGAGCTGCTCGCGACCGCCCGTCCGATCGAGGACAAGTCCGACATCGCCGCCGTCGCCGCCCTGTCCGCCCAGGACAAGCAGGTCGGCGAGCTCATCGCCGAGGCGATGGACAAGGTCGGCAAGGACGGCGTCATCACCGTCGAGGAGTCGAACACCTTCGGCCTGGAGCTCGACTTCACCGAGGGCATGGCCTTCGACAAGGGTTACCTGTCCCCCTACATGGTGACCGACCAGGAGCGTATGGAGGCCGTCCTCGACGACCCGTACATCCTGATCCACCAGGGCAAGATCGCCTCGATCCAGGACCTGCTGCCGCTGCTGGAGAAGGTCATCCAGGCCGGCGCCAGCAAGCCGCTGCTGATCATCGCCGAGGACGTCGAGGGCGAGGCGCTCTCCACCCTCGTCGTCAACAAGATCCGTGGCACCTTCAACGCCGTGGCCGTCAAGGCCCCCGGCTTCGGTGACCGCCGCAAGGCGATGCTCGGCGACATGGCCACCCTCACCGGTGCCACCGTCATCGCCGAGGAGGTCGGCCTCAAGCTCGACCAGGCCGGTCTGGACGTGCTGGGCACCGCCCGCCGCGTGACGATCACCAAGGACGACACCACCATCGTCGACGGTGGCGGCAACTCCGGTGACGTCGAGGGCCGCGTCGCCCAGATCAAGGCCGAGATCGAGTCCACGGACTCCGACTGGGACCGCGAGAAGCTCCAGGAGCGCCTCGCCAAGCTCGCCGGTGGCGTCTGCGTCATCCGCGTGGGTGCGGCCACCGAGGTCGAGCTCAAGGAGAAGAAGCACCGTCTGGAGGACGCCATCTCCGCGACCCGCGCCGCGGTCGAGGAGGGCATCGTCTCCGGTGGTGGCTCCGCGCTCGTCCACGCCGTCAAGGTCCTCGAGGGCAACCTCGACAAGACCGGCGACGAGGCCACCGGTGTCGCCGTGGTCCGCCGCGCCGCCGTCGAGCCGCTGCGCTGGATCGCCGAGAACGCCGGCCTCGAGGGCTACGTCATCACCTCGAAGGTCTCCGAGCTCGACAAGGGCCAGGGCTTCAACGCCGCGACCGGCGAGTACGGCGACCTGGTGAAGGCCGGCGTCATCGACCCGGTCAAGGTCACCCGCTCCGCCCTGGAGAACGCCGCCTCCATCGCCTCCCTGCTGCTCACGACCGAGACCCTGGTCGTCGAGAAGCCGGCCGAGGAGGAGGCCGAGGCCGGTCACGGCCACGGTCACGCCCACTAG
- a CDS encoding THUMP-like domain-containing protein, translated as MRHVPAPNTQTAASLDAFAALRTDEGRQLLAGLRDHDPAQELATATRLRRDHPAELVSAALGQARLRQRAVAKFGPEDAYRMFFTPNGVEQSTRKSVAEYRAARFAGLGIRSVADLCCGIGGDAIALARLGIRVLAVDRDPLTCEVARANAEALGLAELIEVRRADVAEIDTAGYDAVFVDPARRGGRGRIFDPEAYSPPLSWAVGAALKAPHAALKIAPGVPHEAVPEEAEAEWISDGGDVKEAVLWFGTAPGTRRATLLPGPHTLVGAGLPDPAVRPVGRYLYEPDGAVIRAHLVADVAERVSGGLVDETIAYVTSDHLVETPYAAAYEITDVLPFNLKKLKALLRERKVGVVTVKKRGSAVEPEELRKKLKLDGANSCTILLTRVAGAPTMLLGHPARA; from the coding sequence ATGAGACACGTGCCCGCACCGAACACGCAGACCGCTGCCAGCCTCGACGCCTTCGCCGCCCTCCGCACCGACGAGGGCCGGCAGCTCCTCGCGGGGCTCCGCGACCACGACCCCGCCCAGGAGCTCGCCACGGCGACCCGGCTGCGCCGGGACCACCCCGCCGAGCTGGTCTCGGCGGCCCTCGGGCAGGCCCGGCTGCGGCAGCGCGCGGTCGCGAAGTTCGGCCCCGAGGACGCGTACCGCATGTTCTTCACCCCGAACGGCGTCGAGCAGTCCACCAGGAAGTCCGTCGCCGAGTACCGCGCCGCCCGCTTCGCCGGGCTCGGCATCCGTTCGGTGGCCGATCTCTGCTGCGGCATCGGCGGCGACGCGATCGCCCTGGCCCGGCTGGGCATCCGCGTCCTGGCCGTCGACCGCGACCCGCTGACGTGCGAGGTCGCCCGGGCCAACGCCGAGGCGCTGGGGCTCGCGGAGCTGATCGAGGTGCGCCGCGCGGATGTCGCGGAGATCGACACCGCGGGGTACGACGCCGTCTTCGTCGACCCCGCGCGGCGGGGCGGCCGGGGCCGGATCTTCGACCCCGAGGCGTATTCGCCGCCGCTCTCCTGGGCGGTCGGGGCGGCGCTCAAGGCCCCGCACGCCGCCCTCAAGATCGCCCCGGGTGTCCCCCACGAGGCCGTCCCGGAGGAGGCCGAGGCCGAGTGGATCTCGGACGGCGGCGATGTGAAGGAGGCCGTGCTCTGGTTCGGCACGGCCCCGGGCACCCGGCGCGCGACGCTGCTGCCCGGCCCGCACACACTGGTGGGCGCCGGGCTCCCGGACCCGGCCGTGCGCCCCGTGGGCCGCTATCTCTACGAGCCGGACGGCGCGGTGATCCGCGCGCACCTGGTCGCGGACGTCGCGGAGCGGGTGTCGGGCGGGCTCGTCGACGAGACGATCGCGTACGTGACATCGGACCACCTGGTGGAGACGCCGTACGCCGCGGCGTACGAGATCACCGACGTCCTGCCCTTCAACCTGAAGAAGCTCAAGGCGCTGCTGCGCGAGCGGAAGGTCGGCGTCGTGACCGTGAAGAAGCGCGGCTCGGCGGTGGAGCCGGAGGAGCTCCGCAAGAAGCTCAAGCTCGACGGCGCGAACTCCTGCACGATCCTGCTCACCCGGGTGGCCGGTGCCCCGACGATGCTGCTGGGGCACCCGGCGCGCGCGTAG
- a CDS encoding MFS transporter — protein sequence MTNSQPTPLPATGPGDPGPGTAHARGNGAALLVIASCQLMVVLDITIVNIALPHIQSALHFSTTSLAWVVNAYTLTFGGLLLLGGRAGDILGRRRVFVFGVLLFVLASLLGGLAQDSHQLLAARALQGVGGAIASPTALALITTTFTEGPARNRAFGVFAAVSAGGGAIGLLAGGILVEWLDWRWVLFVNVPIGLLIALATPRCISESERHPGHFDLTGALTSTCGMALLVYGFIRAAQEGWRDGITLASFGAALLFLAAFVLVESRSKQPITPLRMFADRNRAGTYGIMLSLAAAIFGMFFFLTLFVQNVLGFSPLRAGLAFLPVSAVIAVGAGIASQLLPRYGPKPFMVAGAILAAGGLSWLTLTDVHSTYLGSVLGPMLVFSLGMGMQFVSLTLMAVSGVPAHESGAASGLLNATQQVGGSLGLSILVTVFGTASRDEARTQVPRFLETATPPERLAFQRTGQLPRPWSDEVLTSGVSAAFVVAAAFTVVAAVIALLAIQVRPSDLRRLRGGPSEAEAGAAETMDATGMSGWRPD from the coding sequence ATGACGAACTCCCAGCCGACACCACTTCCGGCCACGGGCCCCGGCGATCCGGGGCCCGGCACCGCACACGCGCGCGGCAACGGCGCCGCGCTCCTCGTCATCGCCTCGTGCCAGCTGATGGTGGTCCTCGACATCACCATCGTGAACATCGCCCTGCCGCACATCCAGAGCGCACTGCACTTCTCCACCACCAGCCTGGCCTGGGTGGTCAACGCCTACACCCTCACCTTCGGCGGACTGCTGCTCCTCGGCGGCAGGGCCGGTGACATCCTCGGCCGGCGCCGGGTCTTCGTCTTCGGCGTGCTGCTGTTCGTCCTCGCCTCCCTGCTCGGCGGCCTGGCCCAGGACTCCCACCAGTTGCTCGCCGCCCGCGCGCTCCAGGGCGTGGGCGGCGCGATCGCCTCACCGACCGCGCTCGCCCTGATCACCACCACCTTCACCGAAGGCCCCGCCCGCAACAGGGCGTTCGGCGTCTTCGCCGCGGTGTCCGCGGGCGGCGGCGCCATCGGCCTGCTGGCGGGCGGCATCCTCGTCGAGTGGCTGGACTGGCGCTGGGTGCTCTTCGTGAACGTCCCCATCGGCCTGCTCATCGCCCTCGCCACGCCCCGCTGCATCAGCGAGTCCGAACGCCACCCCGGCCACTTCGACCTCACCGGCGCCCTCACCTCGACCTGCGGCATGGCCCTGCTCGTCTACGGCTTCATCCGCGCCGCCCAGGAGGGCTGGCGGGACGGCATCACCCTGGCCTCGTTCGGCGCGGCGCTCCTCTTCCTCGCGGCGTTCGTCCTCGTCGAGTCGCGTTCGAAGCAACCGATCACCCCGCTGAGGATGTTCGCCGACCGCAACCGGGCGGGCACCTACGGGATCATGCTGAGCCTCGCCGCCGCGATCTTCGGCATGTTCTTCTTCCTCACCCTGTTCGTGCAGAACGTCCTGGGCTTCAGCCCGCTGCGGGCCGGGCTCGCCTTCCTGCCGGTCAGCGCGGTCATCGCCGTCGGCGCGGGCATCGCCTCCCAGCTCCTGCCGCGCTACGGGCCGAAGCCCTTCATGGTGGCCGGCGCGATCCTGGCGGCCGGCGGACTGAGCTGGCTGACCCTCACCGACGTCCACTCCACGTACCTGGGCAGCGTCCTCGGCCCGATGCTCGTCTTCAGCCTGGGCATGGGCATGCAGTTCGTCTCGCTCACCCTGATGGCCGTCTCCGGCGTCCCCGCACACGAGTCGGGCGCGGCGTCCGGCCTGCTCAACGCCACCCAGCAGGTGGGCGGTTCGCTGGGCCTGTCCATCCTGGTCACGGTCTTCGGCACGGCCAGCCGCGACGAGGCCCGCACCCAGGTCCCCCGCTTCCTCGAAACCGCCACCCCACCGGAGCGCCTGGCCTTCCAGCGCACGGGTCAGCTGCCGCGCCCGTGGTCGGACGAGGTGCTGACCTCCGGGGTCTCGGCGGCCTTCGTCGTCGCGGCGGCGTTCACGGTGGTCGCGGCGGTGATCGCGCTGCTGGCGATCCAGGTGCGGCCGTCGGACCTGCGACGCCTGCGGGGCGGCCCGTCCGAGGCGGAGGCCGGGGCCGCGGAGACCATGGACGCGACGGGGATGAGCGGATGGCGGCCGGACTAG
- a CDS encoding SDR family NAD(P)-dependent oxidoreductase, with translation MTTVLITGATAGIGAAFARRLAGEGHDLVLVARNEERLGEQATELHDRHGVEVEVLAADLSEDKGIEAVEDRLRDPARPVHLLVNNAGFGNKGRFLEVSMADELKMLKVHCEAVLRLTAAATEAMRERHRGAVINVASVAAFVPRGTYGASKAWVVQFTQGVARDMAGSGVRLMALCPGFVRTEFHERAGMGTDNVPGWLWLDADKLVGAALRDLGHGKTLSVPDPRYKAITGLMKLAPHRVVSRASSTTGRKYGPK, from the coding sequence ATGACGACTGTATTGATCACAGGCGCGACCGCCGGGATCGGCGCCGCGTTCGCCCGCCGGCTGGCGGGCGAGGGCCACGACCTCGTGCTGGTGGCCCGTAACGAGGAGCGGCTCGGCGAGCAGGCGACCGAACTCCACGACCGGCACGGCGTGGAGGTGGAGGTGCTCGCCGCGGACCTGTCCGAGGACAAGGGCATCGAGGCGGTGGAGGACCGGCTCCGTGACCCCGCGCGCCCGGTGCACCTGCTGGTCAACAACGCGGGCTTCGGCAACAAGGGCCGCTTCCTCGAGGTCTCGATGGCCGACGAGCTGAAGATGCTCAAGGTGCACTGCGAGGCGGTGCTGCGGCTGACGGCCGCAGCGACCGAGGCGATGCGCGAGCGCCACCGGGGCGCGGTCATCAACGTCGCCTCCGTGGCGGCGTTCGTGCCGCGCGGCACGTACGGGGCGAGCAAGGCGTGGGTCGTGCAGTTCACCCAGGGCGTGGCGCGGGACATGGCCGGCAGCGGGGTGCGGCTGATGGCGCTGTGCCCCGGTTTCGTGCGGACGGAGTTCCACGAGCGGGCCGGCATGGGGACGGACAACGTGCCCGGCTGGCTGTGGCTGGACGCGGACAAGCTGGTGGGGGCGGCGCTGCGGGACCTGGGCCACGGCAAGACGCTGTCCGTTCCGGACCCCCGGTACAAGGCGATCACGGGCCTGATGAAGCTGGCGCCGCACCGGGTCGTGTCGCGGGCGTCGTCCACGACGGGCCGTAAGTACGGACCGAAGTAG
- the groES gene encoding co-chaperone GroES: MTTTSSKVAIKPLEDRIVVQPLDAEQTTASGLVIPDTAKEKPQEGVVLAVGPGRFEEGNRLPLDVSVGDVVLYSKYGGTEVKYNGEEYLVLSARDVLAIIEK; the protein is encoded by the coding sequence GTGACGACCACCAGCTCCAAGGTTGCCATCAAGCCGCTCGAGGACCGCATCGTGGTCCAGCCGCTCGACGCCGAGCAGACCACGGCCTCGGGCCTGGTCATTCCGGACACCGCCAAGGAGAAGCCCCAGGAGGGCGTCGTCCTGGCCGTGGGCCCGGGCCGCTTCGAGGAGGGCAACCGCCTTCCGCTCGACGTCTCCGTCGGCGATGTCGTGCTCTACAGCAAGTACGGCGGCACCGAGGTGAAGTACAACGGCGAGGAGTACCTCGTTCTCTCGGCTCGCGACGTTCTCGCGATCATCGAGAAGTAA